One Campylobacter sputorum genomic window, TTGATATTAAGTTTAGTGTTTTCATTTGTAATAGCATCTTTTATATCTAAATTTAATTCATTTGATAAAATTTTGGAATTATTATTTGAGATTGTATTATCTATAAGTATAAAGCTATGATTGTTTGAAGTTGTAGATAAATCTTTATTGTTAAGATTTGAGTTAGAAGATATATCTTTACCTATTATAGATAATGTATTTTTTAAGTTGCGTGCTTTTATATCTAGGGCAGTATTTGTTTGTATTATAGCATTAGTATTATCTAAATTATCAGCCTTTAACTTAAAGCTATTTGCACTAATGTTTGCAAATTTTACACCATTTCCACTATTTTTTATATTTTTAGCCTCTATCTGTATCTCTTTATTAGATACTATATCACCACTATTTATAATATCTCCATTGGAGTTTATTTTTATAAAGCTAGTTGCTATAATTTTACCTTGATTATTTACCCCAATACCATTTTTGGTACCTACTAGCTTTATTTTATTAGCATACATTCCGCCAAGAGATGAGCTATCTATAGAAAATTTTGAAGTTTTTATACTATTTTCATTATTTGATAAGATACTACCATCTTTGTTAATAGTATTATCTCCAGTTATTATATTTATCTCATTTGCGTGAATGTTTGCATTTATCTTTGCACTATGAGTTAAGATATTTAAATAATTGCTCTCATCCTTTAAGCCTCTATTAGTAACTAAAATTTCACCTTTATTAACTGCTATATTTTTAATGCCACCATTTTCATACTCTATATTTCCAGTTGTTAGTGTTGTAGATTTAGAGTTTATAAAATGTGTGCCATCTATATTTATACCACTTGGATTTGCTATTATTAAATCAGCTCTATCTCCTGCTATTTCTATATTGCCTTGTAGATTAGTTTTTTCATGGGAATTTACTTTATTTACTATAAGTTTAGCACTTTCTTTACTTAGTCTTGGGTTAGCTTGGATTTGTCCTGCTGTTAGGGTGTTGCTTCCACTTCTAGAGTTATTTAAAATAGTTCCGCTTTTAAGAGTATTAAACTCTAAATATTCATTTATAGATACACCTTTAGAAGTTGGCTTTGTTATGTCTATTTGTATAGCACTATTATTTGTATTTAGTATAATTGGTTGATTAGATATAGGAGCATTAATATCAGCTATTATATTAGCTAAAATAAAATTTGGAAATATAAGGGATAAAGAGATTAGGATGGAGAGAGGTTGGTTAAAAGTTTTTAAATTTATGATTTTAGGTTTTTTAGTATTTAAAAATTTATAAATGGATAAGTTGTTGGTTAATATTTTATAAAGTAGAGATTTATTATTTAATGAATTGTTTTTATTATACAAAGCATATCCTTAAAATGTGTATGTTAGACCAAAGTTTAAAGCTACTTTATTGGTCTCAAAATATTCTGGCTTACTTAGTGCTTTACCAACAAAGATATCATATCCAAGAGAGCCACTTAGTTTAAAATTCCCTTTTAATCCAATACCCACGCCAGCTAAAGCATTTTTTGAATCATACAAACCAGCTTGTGGCGTTACCTTACCAATATCAAATGCAAAATATGTCTTATGATTATTTATATAGTCGTATTCTAAAGTATTGCGGATTAAAAACCCTCTATCTCCAACTAAGCTCATTTCACCATCAAATCCACGAATGCTATAATATCCTCCTAGACTTATACGCTCTTGCATAGTTAAAGGAGTGCCATTATACATAGCTTGAAATTTTAAATCATATGTTAAAGGTGTGTTGCTAGATGATTTGCGAAAGTGAAAATTTAAAATATATTTTTCAAACCTGCTAGTTCCGCCATTATAATCCTCTTCCGGTGCTCTTAGCGATCCTCTAGCACCTGTGCCTTTTTTATAAGAGGCGCCAAGTATAACAAATCCATTTTCTATATAAAACTGCGAATTTAACCCTATCTCATATCCAGCTGTTTTTCGCCTTTGATTATCCAACTCGTAATCTTGTATGAAATTTTTATTTTCTCTCTCCCAAAGACGAAAATATATGCTATTTTTTGAGATTTGATTACGATGATACAAATAATTTAGCGTTAAATTTCTATTTTTACTTTTTCCACTATATTTATAAACACCATATGCTCCAGCTATAGCTTGATCATAATTATATTTGTATTCGTTAAAATCAAGTGAAATTCTACCAAATGGCAAAGTAAAGCCATAATAAATACTATCATTGCCACCATTTTCACTCTCGTTGTTTACTCTTTGATGTTCGCCTCTAAATATATTTTTAGTGTATGATAGATATAAAATTTCATTAAGTCCTAATAAATTTAAGCCTTGTACACTTGTATCACCCTTGTACTTTCCAGTAGCGTCTGAGCCTGAGTTATCAAAGCTAAGTTGAGCTATTATAGGGAAAGATTTTTGTTTAGTGATATTAATATTTGTAAAATTTGGTTTTAATGAAGGGATGAGTTCTATGCCAACTTGTGCATTTGATGAGTTTTGAAAAACTTCAAGAGCCTGCTCAATATCTCGCAAATTTAAATCATCACTACTGACATTACCGCCAAATGCCATAAATACGGAAATTTTATCAGTTGTGCTATTGCTTTCGTTTATCAAGATTTGATCTATTTTTCCTTCAAGCACTTCAAATGTTAATGCTCTTTCTGTTTTTATGTTTTGATTAGGGATTATCACGCTT contains:
- a CDS encoding ShlB/FhaC/HecB family hemolysin secretion/activation protein encodes the protein MLKIIFCFIFVVSLLYSNEKQIQQREFANEQQHLKQLQENMPNSNINLQPKNKHDKFSLILNENPCFVINEINLTGNNKDNFSNYLKEVLRKIKFQKGQCLGKKSIAILHSAFSNEIISRGLITTSVIIPNQNIKTERALTFEVLEGKIDQILINESNSTTDKISVFMAFGGNVSSDDLNLRDIEQALEVFQNSSNAQVGIELIPSLKPNFTNINITKQKSFPIIAQLSFDNSGSDATGKYKGDTSVQGLNLLGLNEILYLSYTKNIFRGEHQRVNNESENGGNDSIYYGFTLPFGRISLDFNEYKYNYDQAIAGAYGVYKYSGKSKNRNLTLNYLYHRNQISKNSIYFRLWERENKNFIQDYELDNQRRKTAGYEIGLNSQFYIENGFVILGASYKKGTGARGSLRAPEEDYNGGTSRFEKYILNFHFRKSSSNTPLTYDLKFQAMYNGTPLTMQERISLGGYYSIRGFDGEMSLVGDRGFLIRNTLEYDYINNHKTYFAFDIGKVTPQAGLYDSKNALAGVGIGLKGNFKLSGSLGYDIFVGKALSKPEYFETNKVALNFGLTYTF